The following coding sequences lie in one Rutidosis leptorrhynchoides isolate AG116_Rl617_1_P2 chromosome 6, CSIRO_AGI_Rlap_v1, whole genome shotgun sequence genomic window:
- the LOC139852175 gene encoding uncharacterized protein At3g61260-like isoform X2 translates to MATEVPVEVESKVAVPETAQATVEMPVEVVPVTKPVAIAENIALADVEKEKNLSFIKAWEETEKSKAENKTQKELSAITAWENTKKADIEAKLKQIEENFDKKKAEYGEKIKNKVGLVHKQAEEKRAMVEAKKGEDKLKAEELAAKYRLTGTLPKKLIGCFGA, encoded by the exons ATGGCAACTGAAGTACCTGTAGAAGTCGAATCCAAAGTAGCGGTACCGGAAACGGCTCAGGCAACGGTTGAGATGCCGGTTGAGGTTGTACCTGTAACCAAGCCGGTTGCTATTGCTGAAA ATATTGCATTGGCTGATGTTGAAAAGGAGAAGAACTTGTCGTTTATCAAGGCTTGGGAAGAAACTGAAAAGTCCAAGGCGGAAAACAA GACACAGAAGGAACTATCCGCCATAACAGCGTGGGAAAATACAAAGAAAGCAGACATCGAAGCAAAGTTGAAACAAATTGAG GAGAATTTTGACAAGAAGAAAGCAGAATATGGAGAAAAGATAAAGAACAAGGTGGGTTTGGTTCACAAACAAGCTGAAGAAAAACGTGCAATGGTGGAAGCCAAGAAAGGAGAAGATAAGTTGAAAGCAGAGGAGTTGGCTGCTAAATATCGTTTAACCGGAACCCTACCAAAGAAGCTCATTGGCTGCTTTGGAGCTTAA
- the LOC139852175 gene encoding remorin-like isoform X1 — MATEVPVEVESKVAVPETAQATVEMPVEVVPVTKPVAIAEKTPVPEMKKERSSLDRDIALADVEKEKNLSFIKAWEETEKSKAENKTQKELSAITAWENTKKADIEAKLKQIEENFDKKKAEYGEKIKNKVGLVHKQAEEKRAMVEAKKGEDKLKAEELAAKYRLTGTLPKKLIGCFGA; from the exons ATGGCAACTGAAGTACCTGTAGAAGTCGAATCCAAAGTAGCGGTACCGGAAACGGCTCAGGCAACGGTTGAGATGCCGGTTGAGGTTGTACCTGTAACCAAGCCGGTTGCTATTGCTGAAA AGACTCCGGTTCCTGAAATGAAGAAGGAAAGGAGTTCCCTAGACAGAG ATATTGCATTGGCTGATGTTGAAAAGGAGAAGAACTTGTCGTTTATCAAGGCTTGGGAAGAAACTGAAAAGTCCAAGGCGGAAAACAA GACACAGAAGGAACTATCCGCCATAACAGCGTGGGAAAATACAAAGAAAGCAGACATCGAAGCAAAGTTGAAACAAATTGAG GAGAATTTTGACAAGAAGAAAGCAGAATATGGAGAAAAGATAAAGAACAAGGTGGGTTTGGTTCACAAACAAGCTGAAGAAAAACGTGCAATGGTGGAAGCCAAGAAAGGAGAAGATAAGTTGAAAGCAGAGGAGTTGGCTGCTAAATATCGTTTAACCGGAACCCTACCAAAGAAGCTCATTGGCTGCTTTGGAGCTTAA
- the LOC139854064 gene encoding uncharacterized protein: MKAYRALQKARSIVEGDYGEQYAHLRDYLVELKRANPGPLKSGFQALGRNLLGLDGAFMKEPATGQLLTAVGVDSNNGIYPLAYAIVEKETYNSWLWFLNNMGEDLGLNERSNFTFISDRQKGLLPAIEKLYPCVEHRYCLRHIHEKMKKTWSGLAYKQMLWKCATSTTVPQFEQEMQKLKEFYEGCRAMSDVLLSNMCEILNRWLVDARDKPIITALEYIREYLMKKIVTVNNMISKSDGPLTPGATKVFDGFVLVESGNSLQCHVNMQ; encoded by the exons ATGAAGGCATATAGAGCATTACAGAAGGCGAGATCAATTGTGGAAGGGGATTATGGTGAACAATATGCTCACTTAAGGGATTATTTAGTGGAACTTAAAAGAGCTAATCCAG GACCATTGAAAAGTGGCTTTCAAGCTTTAGGTAGGAATTTGCTTGGTTTAGATGGGGCGTTTATGAAAGAGCCAGCTACAGGTCAACTACTCACTGCAGTTGGTGTTGACTCAAACAATGGAATATATCCTTTAGCTTATGCTATTGTTGAGAAGGAAACATACAATTCTTGGTTATGGTTCTTAAATAATATGGGTGAAGATTTGGGTCTAAATGAAAGATCAAACTTTACATTCATAAGTGATAGACAAAAG GGTCTGCTACCTGCAATTGAAAAGTTGTATCCATGTGTTGAACATAGATACTGTTTGAGGCACATACATGAAAAGATGAAGAAAACATGGAGTGGTCTTGCCTATAAACAAATGTTATGGAAATGTGCAACATCAACAACAGTGCCACAATTTGAACAAGAAATGCAGAAATTGAAGGAATTTTATGAAGGAT GTAGGGCAATGTCAGATGTACTTTTGAGCAATATGTGTGAGATTCTAAACAGGTGGCTAGTTGATGCAAGAGATAAGCCTATCATCACTGCTTTAGAGTACATTAGGGAGTACTTGATGAAAAAGATTGTGACAGTCAATAATATGATATCCAAGTCTGATGGTCCTTTAACCCCTGGAGCAACAAAAGTGTTTGATG GGTTTGTGCTTGTAGAAAGTGGGAACTCACTGCAATGCCATGTAAACATGCAGTAG